The stretch of DNA AATTCCCGTTATGATGACAACCTCGATCAAGAGTGTGTATTATTTATGATAAAATTAAGCTGAAAGTGGTTGCGATAACTTGTTCAAGAGCTAATCATTCCCTAAaatgttattattgtccGTCTGGTTTTTGCTCTCTCAAAAACATCGAGGCGTagtattttatttttaccATTCATTTCGCAACAATttttaccaaaaaaatttctctCCAAAAATGCTTAATCTAGGCAAACATGTAATCAATAtaccaaaaaattgatcaagGACTTGATTCTGAGCAGTCTAATTATAAAATATATTGCATTTGCTTACAATGATAAACGTAAGTACTTAAAAAACTGCaagaaattacaaaaactCCACTACTTTTCAGTTAACACCAAATATGTATACCATATAGCTTTTTCTAagttatataaataatcttCCATCCCTTTAGTTATGATTTATTAGCCACTACTCCACATAATGGGCCAGTTATACACCATACATTATTGGCAGTCCTTTACGTGCTAACAAATATCGTGAAACATTCACACGacctttaattttttttttttgccattGTATCCTTAGAATCATGAAAAGATGAGATGGCTTCTTYttttttttttccaaaagTTAGTCATAATTGTTTACACAACAAAAGGATTGTCCATATCTTTTTAACACAATTTAACGTATTTGAACTTATTtcatatttgaattatcacATATATTTAAAGTATAAATAAGTCAACMAMCTCCATTACATATCTCAATTTACTGAATCGAACGAATTACATTATGGCTACTAGAactcaatttgaaaactctAACGAAGTTGGTGTCTTTTCCAATTTAACCAACTCATACTGTTTAGTTGCCGTTGGTGGATCAGAAAACTTTTATTCTGCCTTTGAAGCTGAATTAGGTGATGTTATTCCAATCGTGCATACAACCATTGCTGGTACTCGTATTGTTGGTCGAATGACTTCTGGTAATAGAAGAGGTTTATTAGTCCCAACCCAAACTACTGATCAAGAATTAATGCATTTAAGAAACTCCTTACCTGACTCAATCAAAATACAAAGAGTGGAAGAAAGATTATCGGCATTGGGTAACGTTATATGTTGTAATGATTATGTTGCCTTGGTTCATCCTGATATTGAAAGAGAAACTGAAGAATTAATTGCTGATGTATTGGGTGTGGAAGTGTTCCGTCAAACTATTGCTGGTAATGTATTAGTTGGTTCATATTGTTCATTGAGTAATCAAGGTGGTTTGGTCCATCCTCAAACTTCTATACAAGATCAAGAAGAATTGTCATCTTTATTACAAGTTCCATTAGTTGCTGGTACCGTGAATAGAGGTTCCTCAGTGGTTGGTGCTGGTATGGTTGTTAATGATTGGCTCAGTGTTGCTGGTTTGGATACTACTGCTCCAGAATTGTCAGTTATTGAATCTATTTTCAGATTACAAGATGCTCAACCAGATGCTATTGGTGGCAATTTAAGAGACACTTTGATTGAAACTTATTCTTAAATTGGGTTTCTCAAAATATAGGAATTAAAAAGGGGTTTATGTATAGAGTGTTAGAATATATCCCGCTCCCAACTAATCAACACAactaacttttttttttttcatactTTTTGTATTGTATGATTGTGTTATTGCAACACCCAAGAAATATGGAATACAAATCGTAAatctaaattaattgagatccaacaacaacaaggtACGTTTGATCAGATTCAAGAAATTACCTTGTTGGGATAAGAATTAAGAagttattaattaaatcaatcacGTGCATTCTCCACTTTTACTTTTTCCATCGACATGTGCGACATTAAAaagttttcttcttcctctttgCCAGCACAACTGAAAGAATTGTAAAGTTACACAAAAATACATAAGCATGTGGACGAGGAAAAAcaaacccaaaaaaaatcaccCACCACCAACGcaattatcatttaaaaaGTTGTATAATTCCTTCTATATCTACtttctttctatttcttgaattctatttattttcatttgctAAACTCATTAGTGACGGCttttattctttctttgcTAGTAAATCATTCAAGAAAACAGAAAGAACAGAAAAGCTATGGATTATTCAGGGATTACCCGTGGCTCAATTCGTGCTGAAGCCCTTAAGAAATTGGCCGAATTGACGGTTCAAAATCcatcttcaaatttaaaagaagTTAATACTGGAATTCAAAAAGAtgatttttccaaattattATCGGCCACTCCCAAATTACTCAACTCAAGGGGTAAATTGAACGGCAGTGTAagtaatggtggtggtgctggtggtagtagtggtgTTCGTGATAGATTATCTGAAGTTGCCATTGCTAAAAAGGAATACGAAGTGATTATTGCCCTTAGTGATGCCACTAAAGAACCCATGAAAGTTGACTCTCAAATTCAAGCTTTAATCAACAAGTTTAAAGCTTATCTCTTTGAATTACCAGATCAAAAATTTGcttattcaattgtttctaATTCAGCCACCATTTCACCATGGAATTTATTAGGGGAAAAATTGACTACTGGGTTGATCAATCTTGCTATGCAAAATACCAAACAATATTTAGAtgaagttgttgatattttcCAAGAGTTTATTGAGAAATTTTTCGACAATATGAATCTTCATTTGACTCATTTCTTGACTTTAGCAGGGGTATTGGATGGGTTTAATCAAAATGCCAAATTTTTAAGTATTTCATCCAGAACttataaaattttcattgCCTTAGACTCAAACATAGATGATGCAGATTTTTTGAATGACGTTGAGAATTACACTGATTATCTTTATGATGAACCAAATGAATTCCAAGATTTATTGACTCGTGATTTTGTTATCAATTTCTCACCAATCTTGTATTTGGAAAGTTTGTCGAGATTAATGTGTGCTATTGTTAATGGaatcattgataataaagatCAATCTTTGTTGCATTATATTTTAGAAAAAGTTGCCAACAAGTATGATCAAGTTGACGATAAATCGAACCTGGCAGTTTTTGCTAAAGacaatttggatttttcaAGAGCTCATATGgatattatcaacaatttaacTGGATTGGCTTTACGtaaattggaatttttGGACAGAGGAGAAACTTATATTGTTTACTCAACTTATGATCGTTTGAAATTGGGTTATTTGGCCAAGAGCCATAACTTACAAATTTTGAGTTGTGGTATGTTTACTGataatttggatttgaaaacatcaagaaaattatttaaatcaagTATTGAAATAAGAGATGTTATGTTGGATCCAGATTTAGGGTTGActgtttttgaatttggttCTTTATTGGTTTATAAGGATGAATCTATTGGTCCCTCATTGACCAGAGCATTCACTTCAGTTATTGCCAATCCTAAATTAGACCCAcattattgtttgaaaGCTTCCAAAGCCGTTGGATTAGGTACGAAAAAATTGCCTCAAGACACTGTGGTGACaacaatttattcattaaCAAATCTTTTATTTGTTACTAATGAAGGGTTATTATTACCTTCTAAAAGTACCAAAAGATTTAACACCGGTTTGAGTGGAggtgataatttattaggAAGAGAAGCATTTGCATCACCTATGTCATCTAGAAGAACTTCATTCACTTCTTTCTCTCAAGCTTTTAGTAAAGGTGCTAATTCTAgtgaatttgatgaaaatgattaCCGTAAAGTTTGTGAAAATGCCGTTACGGGTATTATTGAAGTTTGTGAAAAATGTAATGATGAAAGTGTTCCAGCATTGACTTGTACTATTTTATCACAAAAGGTCAGCAAAATCGATTCACCAATTGGAccattgattttgaaaggGTTAAGTTCATGTGCCCCATTTTTACCTGAACGtgaatttgttattttgaTTAGATTATTAAACAAGATATCATTTGATGCAttagagaagaaaaatatggTGTTGATGGGCTATTTAACAGAAAGTAAAATGTTACTTgctgaaaaattaaaggtATCAAACCCGTTATTTACGGTTTATCTTCatgaattattacaaaCAATCAACAGTAAAGGTGATgttcaacaattggaaCATCATAGATCCCATAATGAAATTAGTGAAGTTGGTGATCAAATTGCTatttatttgaaaccaTTAGCTGCATTGTTGCCTGATGTTCATTTAGGTGAGAAACCATTAGAGATTAAAAGTACTGTCACTATCAACTTGTTTAGAAACATTTGGTTCAATATGGTTGTTCATGGATACAATATCAATTCAAAGAATACCAAAACTTTCCGGAATGAATTAGAAAGAATTGCTTATAATTCACCACCATTGGCTTCAGAATTGTCATGGGACAGAACCGAAACTTCCATTGAATTAAACACAGTTTTAAGAAGAGGTTCATCCAATCATAATATCAAAGATCATCGTCATTATTTGGGCAACATTTTTGAAGTCCATCGTAGTTTATCTTATCCGAAATTGATGTTTTTATCTGCTGCAGTGTTTGTTGAATCTTTAAGAGTTAGAAATGGTAATTGTTCGGATTCATTATTGTATTTCACTGATCCAACATTTAAGATTTCTGGGGTTGACAAATATTTAGGAcatatttcatttaaaattgtcaaagatttcattcaattaattaatactGGTGCCAATAAACAATTTAGTGCTGACCATATTGCGGAACAATTGACGACTATGTTGatctattgttgttatccAGTTCCAGAAATGCAAGATGCTGCCATGCAATGTTgtgatttattaatcaGTAGAGTGCCATCGTCATTGTGCCACAAGAAGAGTTTATTCGCtgtatttgatttattgactttattatttgatagTATTGCTGATGCTGATGTTCATGAATATGAACCCACCACAGTTTTCAGAGCAAGATGTACTGGTATTAAAGTGTCCATGTCTGACGACTATCATTGGAGAACCAGTACATTCAACAGATTCCATGATAAATGTAAACATTGGCTTAAAATCTTGTTACACAAATGTAACATTGATGTCAAGAGTTTAATTCAATCGTACATTTCTGCCAATGAAAGTTTACAGTTTGATAGTCCTGTTCAATTTGGGTTATCCTTTGCCTTGGAAATGGCGGGTGCCATTTCATCTAATGATCGTGAATGGTCCGCAATTACCTATGCCAATAGTTCCAATTTGAATGCCTTGCCCACTATTGTATCCCAATTATCATGGAGAAGTAGTTTTGTTACTGAAATCATGAATAAATTACCATTGCGTACCGATGAAGAAACTGATTTTGCCTTCCAAGCTATTAGAGAAAAAGTTTATTACATTAAAGCCAGATTAGTTCCAGGAGACAATGGAGGATTTGATTATCCTAccaatgatgaaattatgaaattattgaGTGAAATTGCTGGGTTAACTTTATTGAGTGATGTTAACAATGCTGAATTGATTAGATATTTAGTGGAAATCCCATTCACAATGTTTGTTCCACTGATTATGATTACTGCTAGTGGTGTTTGGTTTGCTGTTATGAAAGATAAACCACAATTATCAGTACTTTTGTTGAGTGAAATTGCCAAAAAATGGGAAGAATCTATACAATTACGCAAAGGGGTCTTTTCACAAGAATTTGATCTTGTTCATCCTGAATTTGAGAAAATGGAATATGCACCAAGTAATAGAGTATTGGTTAATAAGGAAGCTGACAATGCTCAAAAAAATTTCGCTCCTCACTTAGAGATTATTAGATTATTTGCATCTAATTTTGAAGCTACATTGAATCAACTGGATCAtttattgaagattttCACTAGATTTGTTGAAGTTGGCttggaaaatttgaaaattgccAGTTATCATCCATTATCTCGTTTAGTTCGTTTTGAATTGgttaaattttcttttgaattattacaatATCATATCAAATTAGGTTCCAGAAGCAGCAAATATTTAAGTGAATTAATCTTGGATGGGGCATTGACTTGGTTTAGACAAAGAAGCACATATCCATTTGGAggtaataaattaaaatttaagAGTGAATTAATACTTTTAAAAGAAGTTGCCAAATTTGTCACTGGattaaataatttccaactggaattgattgatatgAAAGCTAAAAttcttttatattttatggATGATGAGATTTGTAAATTTACTGTGTGGTTACATTCAATGAATCCTTCAGATACTAGTGGTACTTATgttaatcaacaaattggaGGTCAACACCTTAAATTTGCTTATGAAATTGATCCAATTTTGGCAGTGAATTTGGCCATGAGATACAAATTAAAGAGTTTAGACGAATtattacaacaattgataattaaaGACCCATTACCTGCTATCAGTTACCCTGATGCCgtacaatttttcattggtATCAATGCTGGAACTCATATGCCATCGTatcatttattgttttgggCTCCATTAGCTCCAATTGATAGTATCACATTATTTTTACCACCATTTGGATCCAATTCATACATTTTACAGTACACCATGAGATCATTAGAGAGTCATGACGTTAACTTAACATTCTTTTATGTACCACAAATTGTTCAGTCATTAAGATTCGATTATAAAGGTTATGTTGAAAGATTTATTGTTGAGACAGCTAAAGTGTCACAATTATTTGCTCatcaaattatttggaATATGTTGGCTAATAGTtataaagatgaagataGTCAAGAACCCGATGATTTGAAACCTACTTTGGATCGTATCCAACAAACAATGTTGAAGAGTTTTAGTGCtcatgatttgaaattttatgAAAAGgaatttggatttttcaatgaagTCACCAGTATTTCTGGGAAATTGAAACCTTACATTAAGAAATCTAAAGCtgaaaagaaggaaaaaattgatgaagaaatggCATTGATTAAAGTTGAACCAGGTGTATATTTGCCATCCAATCCTGATGGGgttgttattgatattaatcGTAAACTGGGTAGACCATTACAATCACATGCCAAGGCACCATTTATGGCGACATTTAAAATCAAGAAGGAATTGGTTGATTATGATGAACAAGGTCATAAAcaatcatttgaaattgaaaaatggcAAAGTGCTATTTTCAAAGTTGGTGATGATTGTCGTCAAGATGTTTTAGCCttacaattgatttccATGTTTAGAACCATTTGGAGTAATGCAGGATTAGATTTATATGTGTTCCCATATAGAGTTACTGCAACTGCTCCTGGGTGTGGTGTTATTGATGTTTTACCAAATTCAACTTCAAGAGATATGTTGGGAAGAGAAGCTGTTAATGGATTATACGAATATTTCATTACTAAATTTGGACCTGAAAATCTGattgaatttcaaaatgcaagaaataatttaatcaaatcattagcAGCTTATTCGATTATTTCTTATTTGTTGCAATTCAAAGATCGTCATAATGGTAATATTATGTATGATGAACAAGGTCACATTTTACATATTGATTTTGGGTTCtgttttgatattgttcCTGGTGGGGTTAGGTTTGAGGCTGCACCATTTAAATTGACTCATGAAATGATTATGGTTTTAGGAGGTAATGATCAAACTCAATCATTTAAATGGTTTGAAGAGTTGTGTGTGAAAGGTTATTTGAGTTGTCGTCCATATATGGAATTTATTGTTAGATCTATAATTCCAATGTTGGAAAGTGGATTACCATGTTTTAAAGAGAATACCATCAAGAATTTACGACAAAGATTTGTTCCTACTAAATCGGAAAAGGAAGCAGCATTATACTTTAGaaaattgatcaagaaATCGATGGAAAGTTTCTACACTAAAGGTTATGATGAATTCCAAAGACTTACCAATGGTATTCCTTACTAGTGGAGACGTTAATAGTGTATGTTTATCTATAGTAATTATTGACATTGGATTTTGTTATCCGCTCGTGTTTTTGGCTGCAACCTTTGTtacaacaaagaaaaaccaGGTAGTAGGAATGGACGGAGAGATACCACAAGTAACGAAATTACCGGAAATAACTAGTATTTGTACTTatacaattgaaaacaacGGTCAATAATCTTCGGGATTAAAGTTCGAAATTTCATAATAAGGTTACGTCATAACATCCCtcttttttactttttaaGCCATGTTAGTTGAACTATCAAAAGTAGAAACCAAATAGCAACCACAAGGGAGTGCTGGAATATATTGAGTGGGCTAACTATATATGTGGGTTTCcagtgtgtgtgtgtgcgTTGTAGCCTTGGTTGCTGATTCGGTCAATCGGATTTCGGAAAGTGTAATTTGCGTCCAAGATCTTTTTGtataatcaagaaaaaataaagaaagaCTAATTTACCAACCCCCCAAGACCAGCATTGCCTGGTTTTGATATCTTGATAAAAACTGATGCAACATAGCCTCGATATTGATGTGCGTACAAGTATCGTTGAGATCTATGTTGCTATGgtttccctttttttttcttcctctATTCTTTAATAGATCTTCAAATCTGTATTTGTCGGATGGTTGCAGATTTTGGACTCATAACCCAGATGACTGAGTAGTAGTTAATTACAGATTAAAATTCGATAAGATTGCGTCACCAACTTTTATAACTATTTTTACTTCTTTGTGTTAGCTGTAGTTTTAGTCTTCAATTGCATACACAATGTTGTGATCCACGTAATTTCAGGCACAGATGAAACAATTTAACGTGTCTTTACAGTAAAAGAGGATAGAATAACTTATGCTAAAccaatcaatcaacaagAATAGTGGTCAATATAATCTAGCACATTTTGGGTATCTTGATTAGAATCTATCGGggatattgttgaattggaTGAGGCATAATTGCTGGATATGAAATTGCTCAGAAATGACGACATCGTAAAGGCTTAAATTTCGAGAAAGACATGCAAGAATCACAAACTAATTCCTTGAAGATTCATCAACTTTTCAACACACAAAATAAAGCTTATCGTGATTGAGTATCTATTAGGAGGGTTTGGCTTGTTTAATGAAGTGGATAAAACAACTCTGAGGGATTAATTCTAGTTTGCCTTTTTCTTAGTATTGCAAATCAAATAACTTGTAGGTTGATTCAATACAAGCACTCTTTTGCAAGGAAAACCGACATAACATAACAGTAACCTTTACGTTACTGTTGTTGTCATAGTGTTGCATTAATGTCCTATAATCACTGGTAGTAATGCAAACCAAGTAAAAATATGGAAGTATATATTATCCATGGAACTGTTGTTGagtaaaataaaagaaaagaaaagtcGTGCATTTATGATTTTGTGtgatatatatttatttatagtaataattataataagaCAACTCTTCAAAACACACCAAACAACACAAGAAAAATCTGGCgaacctttttttttctccctTTTTGCACGCCCCACCATacattttttcaaaatctcaccaaacaacaaacaacaaaaaaaaagaggcAGAGCTTCccaaatcaatcaaatccaatCCAACCATAAAGTTTgttgtcaattttttttttgtttgttttatatatatatatttagtatcacattttcaattagCTATACAACATTATCAAGACGCAACCACACATCTTATcttatcaacatcatcataaCCTAAATACATTCCCttctttccttctttttttatttccaTTTTCACATATTGCTTCTTTCAAATTCGTATTTCAGATTCTTTATTACAAGATACTAAtacttatttatttatacaaCATTCACACACTCACCCCCCTACATCCTTCATCCTTTATCTTCATTACTTAGATTTAGATTTAACTCAAATTCAGGTGTATTTTGCTCtaattttgattaaatttagagttcatttttttgggtAAGCACAGTTAACAAGGACTAGAATATTAAACTACCCTTCATATCCACCGCCAAAATTTATTTAGCATCTACAACTCctatttataataaagCATGCTACTCCCCAGCTCATCAGTGATATTTATATGGTTCAGCTTTCTATTGTCAATAGTTAATGCTGGAACTCGATATATCCAATCGTCGTCTCTTTTGACATGTATGGAAAACTCCCAATTTACAGCTTcattttttgatattgtatTTTACCCTGGGAACAATTCTGTTGATTTTAATGTGGTGGCCATTACGACGATCGATAATAAGACCGTTGGTGTAAATGTTAATCTCATTGCCTATGGGTTAAATGTTTtacaaagaaatatttcCTTGTGTGATATTGATTATCAGGGTATTGGTAACACTAAAAATAATCCATTGTGTCCCTTAATGAGTGGTCATTTGGATTTAGACTCACTGTACACGTTGGGCAAATCTGTCACTAAAGATATTCCTGGAATCGCTTACACTATTCCAGATTTGGATGCTAGAGTTCGTGTTATTGTTTACGACACTAAAAATTACGAACAATTAGCTTGTGTTGAAACCACATTATCTAACGGAAAAACTGTTCAAACAAAATATGCAGCATGGCCTATTGCTGCTGTTTCCGGGTTAGGGGTTATTACTTCTGGGGTTATTTCGGTGATTGGGCATTCTAGCACTGCAGCTCATATTGCTTCAAATTCCATGTCGCTTTTCGTCTATTTCCAATCTTTGGCTATCACAGCAATGATGGCGGTCGCAAGAGTGCCACCTATAGCTGCCGCATGGGCCCAGAACTTTATGTGGTCATTAGGTATCGTTAGAGTGGGGTTTGTACAAGACATTGCCAATTGGTATTTACAATCCACTGGAGGAACACCAACagatattttaaaatctaGTTATCTTTCTGTATCAGTGCAGAAATTTGTGAAGAAATTTATTAGACGTTCTGTTCTTGCCATGCCCGATCAACAAAGGGAATTTGTCTCTCACTTGGTCAAAAAAAGTAGTATTCAATTGGATTCAGACAGTTTTGGCTCCTCTGGATCATTGGACCCCAATTTATATTCAACTAACGAAAAAGCTAGTGATTTATCGGGGAAAATTTTAGTCTTGAGAGGAATTCAAAGAGTTGCATATTTGGCTCATATCGAAATTACTAACATTTTTATGACTGgtattcaatttttattctttttcgCATTTGTCATGATTGTTTGTCTCATGATGTTCAAGGCAATCattgaaatattgattAGAAGCAAAGTTATGAATGAAGggaaatttaatgaatatCGTCAGCAATGGACATCGATTATTAAGGGTACCATTTATCGTTTGTTAGTTCTTGCCTTGCCCCAGATCAGTTTATTATGTATTTGGGAATTCACAGCAAATGATTCTGCGGGTATTATCATTGTTGCggtatttttattgttcaTCACCCTTGGGTTATTATTTCAAGCCGCCGTACGAGTTTTCTTTATGGGTAAGAAATCTGTGCGTCAATTTAAAAACCCAGcttatttattgtttggTGACGGTAAGTTTTTGAATCGATTTGGGTTTCTTTACGTTCAATTCCGTGCTGACAAGTATTGGTTTATTTTGGTCTCGTTAGTTTATATTCTTCTCAAATCTTTAATTGTGG from Candida albicans SC5314 chromosome R, complete sequence encodes:
- the STT4 gene encoding 1-phosphatidylinositol 4-kinase (Putative phosphatidylinositol-4-kinase), giving the protein MDYSGITRGSIRAEALKKLAELTVQNPSSNLKEVNTGIQKDDFSKLLSATPKLLNSRGKLNGSVSNGGGAGGSSGVRDRLSEVAIAKKEYEVIIALSDATKEPMKVDSQIQALINKFKAYLFELPDQKFAYSIVSNSATISPWNLLGEKLTTGLINLAMQNTKQYLDEVVDIFQEFIEKFFDNMNLHLTHFLTLAGVLDGFNQNAKFLSISSRTYKIFIALDSNIDDADFLNDVENYTDYLYDEPNEFQDLLTRDFVINFSPILYLESLSRLMCAIVNGIIDNKDQSLLHYILEKVANKYDQVDDKSNSAVFAKDNLDFSRAHMDIINNLTGLALRKLEFLDRGETYIVYSTYDRLKLGYLAKSHNLQILSCGMFTDNLDLKTSRKLFKSSIEIRDVMLDPDLGLTVFEFGSLLVYKDESIGPSLTRAFTSVIANPKLDPHYCLKASKAVGLGTKKLPQDTVVTTIYSLTNLLFVTNEGLLLPSKSTKRFNTGLSGGDNLLGREAFASPMSSRRTSFTSFSQAFSKGANSSEFDENDYRKVCENAVTGIIEVCEKCNDESVPALTCTILSQKVSKIDSPIGPLILKGLSSCAPFLPEREFVILIRLLNKISFDALEKKNMVLMGYLTESKMLLAEKLKVSNPLFTVYLHELLQTINSKGDVQQLEHHRSHNEISEVGDQIAIYLKPLAALLPDVHLGEKPLEIKSTVTINLFRNIWFNMVVHGYNINSKNTKTFRNELERIAYNSPPLASELSWDRTETSIELNTVLRRGSSNHNIKDHRHYLGNIFEVHRSLSYPKLMFLSAAVFVESLRVRNGNCSDSLLYFTDPTFKISGVDKYLGHISFKIVKDFIQLINTGANKQFSADHIAEQLTTMLIYCCYPVPEMQDAAMQCCDLLISRVPSSLCHKKSLFAVFDLLTLLFDSIADADVHEYEPTTVFRARCTGIKVSMSDDYHWRTSTFNRFHDKCKHWLKILLHKCNIDVKSLIQSYISANESLQFDSPVQFGLSFALEMAGAISSNDREWSAITYANSSNLNALPTIVSQLSWRSSFVTEIMNKLPLRTDEETDFAFQAIREKVYYIKARLVPGDNGGFDYPTNDEIMKLLSEIAGLTLLSDVNNAELIRYLVEIPFTMFVPSIMITASGVWFAVMKDKPQLSVLLLSEIAKKWEESIQLRKGVFSQEFDLVHPEFEKMEYAPSNRVLVNKEADNAQKNFAPHLEIIRLFASNFEATLNQSDHLLKIFTRFVEVGLENLKIASYHPLSRLVRFELVKFSFELLQYHIKLGSRSSKYLSELILDGALTWFRQRSTYPFGGNKLKFKSELILLKEVAKFVTGLNNFQSELIDMKAKILLYFMDDEICKFTVWLHSMNPSDTSGTYVNQQIGGQHLKFAYEIDPILAVNLAMRYKLKSLDELLQQLIIKDPLPAISYPDAVQFFIGINAGTHMPSYHLLFWAPLAPIDSITLFLPPFGSNSYILQYTMRSLESHDVNLTFFYVPQIVQSLRFDYKGYVERFIVETAKVSQLFAHQIIWNMLANSYKDEDSQEPDDLKPTLDRIQQTMLKSFSAHDLKFYEKEFGFFNEVTSISGKLKPYIKKSKAEKKEKIDEEMALIKVEPGVYLPSNPDGVVIDINRKSGRPLQSHAKAPFMATFKIKKELVDYDEQGHKQSFEIEKWQSAIFKVGDDCRQDVLALQLISMFRTIWSNAGLDLYVFPYRVTATAPGCGVIDVLPNSTSRDMLGREAVNGLYEYFITKFGPENSIEFQNARNNLIKSLAAYSIISYLLQFKDRHNGNIMYDEQGHILHIDFGFCFDIVPGGVRFEAAPFKLTHEMIMVLGGNDQTQSFKWFEELCVKGYLSCRPYMEFIVRSIIPMLESGLPCFKENTIKNLRQRFVPTKSEKEAALYFRKLIKKSMESFYTKGYDEFQRLTNGIPY
- the FLC2 gene encoding flavin adenine dinucleotide transporter (Protein involved in heme uptake; putative FAD transporter, similar to S. cerevisiae Flc2p); the encoded protein is MLLPSSSVIFIWFSFLLSIVNAGTRYIQSSSLLTCMENSQFTASFFDIVFYPGNNSVDFNVVAITTIDNKTVGVNVNLIAYGLNVLQRNISLCDIDYQGIGNTKNNPLCPLMSGHLDLDSSYTLGKSVTKDIPGIAYTIPDLDARVRVIVYDTKNYEQLACVETTLSNGKTVQTKYAAWPIAAVSGLGVITSGVISVIGHSSTAAHIASNSMSLFVYFQSLAITAMMAVARVPPIAAAWAQNFMWSLGIVRVGFVQDIANWYLQSTGGTPTDILKSSYLSVSVQKFVKKFIRRSVLAMPDQQREFVSHLVKKSSIQLDSDSFGSSGSLDPNLYSTNEKASDLSGKILVLRGIQRVAYLAHIEITNIFMTGIQFLFFFAFVMIVCLMMFKAIIEILIRSKVMNEGKFNEYRQQWTSIIKGTIYRLLVLALPQISLLCIWEFTANDSAGIIIVAVFLLFITLGLLFQAAVRVFFMGKKSVRQFKNPAYLLFGDGKFLNRFGFLYVQFRADKYWFILVSLVYILLKSLIVAVLQKSGKPQAVIVWVIELIYLVILIWIRPFMDKRTNAFNITIGVINFINALFFMFFSNVFKQPNVVSSVMAVVYFILNAVFALFLLLFTIITCVLALLYKNPDTRYQPMKDDRVSFLPRFGNKSGGGDATKGPNSNSEDMELMALGATAMKGHEHSNQQGGTVFDDYDSYDEDSPDHRSRNASGPGGAALTTASSHYDADADSRRDSINFSEPTQPNSTIVGNPYNAVPPSMGARSTSSNSGFSYGTTGVYTGSVSSPHNQYPNRYGGQQNNYGNNNGARRWQ
- a CDS encoding translation initiation factor 6 (Ortholog of S. cerevisae/S. pombe Tif6; constituent of 66S pre-ribosomal particles; Spider biofilm induced) — its product is MATRTQFENSNEVGVFSNLTNSYCLVAVGGSENFYSAFEAELGDVIPIVHTTIAGTRIVGRMTSGNRRGLLVPTQTTDQELMHLRNSLPDSIKIQRVEERLSALGNVICCNDYVALVHPDIERETEELIADVLGVEVFRQTIAGNVLVGSYCSLSNQGGLVHPQTSIQDQEELSSLLQVPLVAGTVNRGSSVVGAGMVVNDWLSVAGLDTTAPELSVIESIFRLQDAQPDAIGGNLRDTLIETYS